One Salmo salar chromosome ssa01, Ssal_v3.1, whole genome shotgun sequence DNA window includes the following coding sequences:
- the LOC106562583 gene encoding glutactin isoform X3: MGASVSIRNQTPYTWHYELVGDGGGSGTLHGWGSVERKLNSRWIHCYLKLRYDNHSSNSFSYEFNSHKQDGSQTFTIIETSGRSLIQLLCDTESNSPTCPNYGKQEEDRIRQQQEEMERRRQEEQRRRQQEERRRQEQLERERTIQQEIERESELSGRKVSKGREKLRQKLSLKGQQRHHQRTQVLHQMIEDDAAAIKRDET; encoded by the exons ATGGGGGCCTCGGTGTCTATAAGGAACCAAACCCCTTACACTTGGCACTACGAACTTGTCGGCGAC GGAGGTGGCAGTGGCACGTTGCATGgttggggtagtgtagaaagaaAACTCAACTCTAGGTGGATCCATTGCTACCTAAAGTTAAGATATGACAATCACAGTAGCAACTCCTTCTCATATGAATTCAACAGTCACAAGCAGGACGGGAGTCAAACATTCACTATTATAGAAACCAGTGGCCGTTCACTTATTCAGCTACTGTGCGACACAGAGTCTAATAGTCCAACATGTCCAAACTATG GGAAGCAAGAGGAAGACCGTATCCGTCAGCAGCAGGAGGAGATGGAGCGGCGAAGACAGGAGGAGCAACGAAGACgacagcaggaggagaggaggcgccAGGAGCaactggagagggagaggacgatCCAGCAAGAAATCGAAAGGGAGAGCGAACTTTCGGGTAGGAAGGTGTCAAAGGGACGAGAAAAGCTGAGACAGAAGCTGAGTCTAAAAGGACAACAGCGCCATCACCAGCGTACACAAGTACTACACCAGATGATAGAAGATGACGCTGCAGCAATCAAAAGGGATGAG
- the LOC106562583 gene encoding inner centromere protein isoform X2 — MGASVSIRNQTPYTWHYELVGDGGGSGTLHGWGSVERKLNSRWIHCYLKLRYDNHSSNSFSYEFNSHKQDGSQTFTIIETSGRSLIQLLCDTESNSPTCPNYGKQEEDRIRQQQEEMERRRQEEQRRRQQEERRRQEQLERERTIQQEIERESELSGRKVSKGREKLRQKLSLKGQQRHHQRTQVLHQMIEDDAAAIKRDEHGDLKNKFDELLKKYKITEDKSMQEDKLENRMKNLQNELTLQYFGEPQLSIWCQLTIDCAISQGEQSLTERFSILTAVTELTLTNDSDTDSKEDQLPDWDQKYDFLISLLEQLYSTNPTVAQKLVLSILDVFTEVSEKNKGLLSQILFNMIWTPSEILLFLRGVSGINQDLATSILQTSWIFSLLSLL, encoded by the exons ATGGGGGCCTCGGTGTCTATAAGGAACCAAACCCCTTACACTTGGCACTACGAACTTGTCGGCGAC GGAGGTGGCAGTGGCACGTTGCATGgttggggtagtgtagaaagaaAACTCAACTCTAGGTGGATCCATTGCTACCTAAAGTTAAGATATGACAATCACAGTAGCAACTCCTTCTCATATGAATTCAACAGTCACAAGCAGGACGGGAGTCAAACATTCACTATTATAGAAACCAGTGGCCGTTCACTTATTCAGCTACTGTGCGACACAGAGTCTAATAGTCCAACATGTCCAAACTATG GGAAGCAAGAGGAAGACCGTATCCGTCAGCAGCAGGAGGAGATGGAGCGGCGAAGACAGGAGGAGCAACGAAGACgacagcaggaggagaggaggcgccAGGAGCaactggagagggagaggacgatCCAGCAAGAAATCGAAAGGGAGAGCGAACTTTCGGGTAGGAAGGTGTCAAAGGGACGAGAAAAGCTGAGACAGAAGCTGAGTCTAAAAGGACAACAGCGCCATCACCAGCGTACACAAGTACTACACCAGATGATAGAAGATGACGCTGCAGCAATCAAAAGGGATGAG CACGGGGACTTGAAAAATAAGTTTGATGAACTTCTGAAGAAATACAAGATCACTGAAGACAAAAGCATGCAAGAGGACAAACTTGAAAACCGAATGAAAAATCTTCAGAATGAACTAACCCTTCAATACTTTGGAGAGCCTCAACTGTCCATCTGGTGTCAGTTGACCATAGATTGTGCTATCAGCCAAGGAGAGCAATCACTCACCGAGCGGTTTAGCATCCTCACGGCTGTGACAGAGCTAACGTTGACCAACGACTCGGACACAGACAGTAAAGAGGACCAACTACCTGACTGGGACCAGAAGTATGACTTTCTCATCAGTCTTCTTGAACAGCTGTACAGCACAAATCCCACAGTGGCTCAAAAACTTGTTCTGAGCATTCTTGATGTGTTCACAGAGGTGTCAGAGAAAAACAAGGGGCTCCTTAGTCAAATTCTCTTCAACATGATCTGGACACCTTCAGAAATTCTGCTCTTTTTGCGAGGTGTTTCAGGCATAAACCAAGACTTAGCAACCTCGATCCTTCAAACAAGCTGgatcttctctctactctctctgctctga